The Primulina huaijiensis isolate GDHJ02 unplaced genomic scaffold, ASM1229523v2 scaffold42557, whole genome shotgun sequence genome contains the following window.
TGACAAGAATCTAAGAATTGAATGCCAAAGAGCTAGTGTACTCTCCATGTGCCCGGCCTGAaagctttaaaaaataaaaatgaagaaagaaAGAGAGGATATGAGATGTTGAATCAGAAGACAAAAGAGAAATGCATTGGTCGGGGAAATCTACAAAACCAAATACAAACTGAAGAAACTTGTATTCAGATTCAAATGACGAAGTCGAAAATCTTGCATTTGGAAACATCAATGGCTGCAGCAACTtttgatttcaagaaaatgtaAATACAATAATAacagaaaagaataaaaaatattttttttcgatttaCCCTGACGTCAGGAATTTTCAGTTTAACCGGCTTTCGTCTTTCTCTTGGGAATTACATACACCTTACGCTGGAGTTCACGCATCATTAAAGCACGCATTGATTCCCGCACTTTATCGTTCTTGGCTTTCAGTGACAACCCGTTTCTGCTTGTATGTATGTGTCCCTTTCATTATACTATAATctaattaaaacaaattaacaAAGGCGACGGCTTGTTTCAtgattcatttttttcttacttGAAAAGCGCACTCCTTTGGTCCTTTCTTAGCGAATCTCCACACCCATCTCTCCTTTTTTTGCGGAATTCTTAGCATTTTTGTGTTATGGCAACTTCCAATTCTGTTTCAGAGAAATCTGGtacattcttttatttcttggATTTGATTTTCTTGAATGTTATGTAATTTGTTGAGAATGGCGGGGATTTCAGTGTCCACGTGTTTTCATCGGCAGAAGAGGTGAGGACTGAGGCGCCTACTCAGCTTCAATATGAATTCTTTGCATCTTTAATTTGTCTTTGTATTGGTCTACGTTGGTATCAAGAGAATTACTATCACATCAAATGTTTCATACAGCATAAACGTACGTGGGATTACTAGGATTTACCTGTTCTTGAATTACTGATTGATGTTTCATGTTGGTGTTAAATCCGTTTCCTTTCTCCTCTGCATTTTCTCTGATTTTGGATATATATTAAAAACTTCTAGCTTGACTTCTTTATCTTGGTTTTGTTACCATAATTAGTTGCTTTCAAAGAGGCAAGAGGAATGGCTGGGAAAGCCAAAGCCAATTCCAGCTATGTATTCTAGCATATTTGGTGGAATTGTTCTTGATCCTACGATGATGGTTATTCCCATAGATGATCACATGGTTCATCGAGGGCACGGTGTCTTTGACACCGCCATTATACTTTATGGGTATGTGCCCATCGCCAATCATCTCATTTTTCGAATTCTGAGTTTTCTATCAAAAATTTATGGTTGATATTTTCGAAATCTCAAACTTGAATGGTAAATAATTGCTACTCGCAGACACCTCTATGAATTAGACGTCCACCTAGCTCGTTTTCTCAGATCAGCAGCAAAAGCGAAAGTTGTTTCACCCTTCCCTCAATCTACTCTTAGAAGCATTCTTATTCAGCTCACAGCAGCATCAAATTGCCGAAAAGGAACTCTGACATACTGGTTAAGTGCTGGGCCTGGGGACTTTCTACTCTCTCCTGCCGGATGCCCAAAATCTGCATTCTATGCAGTCGTCATTGATCATAATTTTTCTCAATGTAAAGAAGGAGTCATAGTAATAACATCTACGATCCCAATGAAATCTCCACTTTTTGCTACAATGAAAAATGTGAACTACCTCCCAAATGTTCTTTCGCAAATGGAAGCTGAGGAGAAGGGGGCATCTGCCTCTATCTGGGTAGATGAGGAGGGATATATTGCCTAAGGTCCTAATGTGAATGTGGCATTTGTTACTTGTGAAAAGGAATTAATCTTGCCGTTCTTTGACAAGATTTTAAGTGGATTCACTGCGTTAAGGCTTCTTGAACTAGCACCTAAGTTAGTC
Protein-coding sequences here:
- the LOC140969716 gene encoding D-amino-acid transaminase, chloroplastic-like, yielding MYSSIFGGIVLDPTMMVIPIDDHMVHRGHGVFDTAIILYGHLYELDVHLARFLRSAAKAKVVSPFPQSTLRSILIQLTAASNCRKGTLTYWLSAGPGDFLLSPAGCPKSAFYAVVIDHNFSQCKEGVIVITSTIPMKSPLFATMKNVNYLPNVLSQMEAEEKGASASIWVDEEGYIA